The following is a genomic window from Candidatus Paceibacter sp..
GAAAACCATATCGACGCCAGGCATTGATAGAATCTGAAAAAGCGCATACTCCAGGTACCTTTTCAAGGTTAATGACTGTATCAAATCGTTCTGACTGTAATTGCAGCACAGAGGTAAGGTCATAAGAAAGTATTCTATGGATAAAAGGATTCCCTTTGAGTAGTAGGAATGCCTTCTCATCCACAAGCCAAGTAACATGGGCATTTTTGTAAAGATGCAGCAATACGGTGCTCCTAAGTACATCCCCCAGGCTCGTTATCATCCCGATCTCACCATCCAGGGTTTCTGAATAACCTAGCTTAATAATTAGAACTTTTTCTTTGTGCATGGTTTTCCCTAATATTCAATTTTGAACTTTTATAAACGAATAGCAGAAATAGATTCCCATATAGCACGATACCTTCTATCTTTAAAAGTTATTAAACAATATGCAATTAAAAGGGATATACAGGCAGGTATTAATTCAAAGTATTTGTTGATAACGAAATATTTTATTAAGGTGCTTGTTGCAAGAAAAATGGACATACTTGTTACTACCGGAAATACTAATGAATTATATAAAATGCGAGGTATTGAGAAAGTATCAAAGACCTTTTGTAATTGAATAAATAGATAAAAAACTCCTATTCCATAAGCCGACATAATTCCAATTGCACTTCCTAAAATGCCGAATTTTATAATAAGAATTGGGCACAACAAAATTGTAGTTATAGCAGTAATCACTCCCCCATGAAATGGAATCTTATAGAACCCCATACCAGTTAAAATTGACGCACCAGGCCCAGAAAGTATATTGAGAAAGTATGCTAGAGATAAAACTCTTAGAACAGAAATTGCATTCCCATAACCGGTACCTAACCAGACAAGTATTAGTTTGTCTGCAAAGACAGAAACGAACAAAAATAAAGGACAAGCAATTAATGTTGTATATTTAAAGATTGTTTGAAAAACTTCTTTCGATCCTTCCGATCCATATTTTGCATGGGTATGAGATATTGCAGGCATAATAGGGGTAATCAAGGAGCCACATAGCCCCCAGATAAAAAATACCAATCGGTGAGCAATGTCATAAAAGGCTAAACTGTTTACACCAAGAAAATAGCTTATAATGAGTTTGTCCGATTGAAAATGTATCATTGCTACCAGATTACCCATAGCACCATAACTACTAAATCCCCAAATCTCTTTTATTGTTTTAAAACTAAACAGGAAAGGATTAAAAACTAAATAGGGTGCGATTTTTTTGCTGGCATGTATGTACATAGTGGAAGTAATTATGCAGGATATTCCACTTGCAACAGCGAGGCTTTTAATTCCTCCGCCAAGATATAAAAATACAATCGAAAAGATGAAATTACTTATAGATGATATACTGCCAATCTTATTTGTTATGTCCATTCTTTGCATACCATTGAGAAAAGAAGAGTACACACTAAAAACCATATTACAGCAAAAAACCAAACTCGATGTAATCAGCACAAAAAATACAGTTTCTTTCGATATCTTAGTAGATTTGATAAATAAATCTATAATCAGCCCACCGCATGAGAATACTATGACAAACAATATAAAACATAAAACCACATACACAACAAATAGCGTATTGAAGATTTGTAGAATCTTAAAATGGTCTTCACGTGCCTCATATTCAGCCGTATACTTTGTAATAGCAGGGCTTAAACCCATATCCATAAGAGAGGTATATGTTATGAGTGTCTGTATCAAAACCCATATGCCATATCCCTCCACTCCAATATATTTAATTGTTATAGGAGGTAGAATTAATCCTATAGGAAGTGTGACAAACCTACGGATGAGATTGTAAATCGAGTTTGTTCCGATTTTTTTGTATATTTCAGAGGTCATTTTTTTCCAGCTGTTAGTTGTTTGTATTTAATAGGCAGTAAATAGCAGTCAATTTTACGATTCAATTTCATGCTTTACATATTCTAAAAATGGTGGATATATCTTAGAAGCTATCTGAAGGAACATTTTTATATCTTGCCACCTTATATCAAGGTATCGATGGGCAAGGGTATTTCTTATTTTGGCAAACTGAGAGAAGGTCTCTGCTTTATTTTCTTCCTTATAGACACGGGAAGCTATTTTGAAAAGTATCTCCCTTGACGTTTCAGGAACTTCCTCACCTTGCAAAGTCGTGAGCATCTTTGATATATCTAAGGTGGCATTGATGAGACATTCAATCCACCTCTCTATTTCCAATCTTTTTTCCCTCACGGATTGATAAACTTTCCAATCAACTTCTTTCTTATATTTTGAAAGAAATTGTATTTCATTTTCCAAATAAGTTACATGAGGAATAAGCTTTAATTTATCTTCCCGAGACAAGCCTTGTCTCCAGATAATATGTCGATAACCAATCCCTTACATATTCTGCCTCGTCACTGACAATACATAAAAAATCCATAAACAGCCCTTTATCTTTGATTATTATAGGATGCCCTTTTCTTACAATCTCATCTGCAAGAATAGAGCGTGCTCTATTAAGCACGATGAGATCGACTTCCTTTTTTAATATCCTTTCTAAATCAAGACCTATTCTTGCTTCTCCCGGATAAACTTTACCAAATGCTTCCCATTCAATATCCTTTTCAGGCCAAAAGTATACACCGACATCCACATCACCTTCCTTCCGAATTTTGCCCCTTATCGCCGATCCAAAAAGGAAGGCAAAAGCGACGTCCACTCGCCCTTCAAAGTAATTTTTAAGAATATCGCGCACTTGAAAACTGCCTCACAAAAAAAACAAATCTTACTCTTATTTGCTTACAATAAAATCTCCTATGCACAAAAGATCCAGCCCTGTATCAAAAAAACATTTGACGGCGTCTCTCGGACTGCAAACAATAGGTTCTCCCTTGATATTAAAGGATGTATTAAGGATTACCGGCACACCTGTATATTGTCGAAAGTTGTCGAGCAATTCCCA
Proteins encoded in this region:
- a CDS encoding flippase codes for the protein MTSEIYKKIGTNSIYNLIRRFVTLPIGLILPPITIKYIGVEGYGIWVLIQTLITYTSLMDMGLSPAITKYTAEYEAREDHFKILQIFNTLFVVYVVLCFILFVIVFSCGGLIIDLFIKSTKISKETVFFVLITSSLVFCCNMVFSVYSSFLNGMQRMDITNKIGSISSISNFIFSIVFLYLGGGIKSLAVASGISCIITSTMYIHASKKIAPYLVFNPFLFSFKTIKEIWGFSSYGAMGNLVAMIHFQSDKLIISYFLGVNSLAFYDIAHRLVFFIWGLCGSLITPIMPAISHTHAKYGSEGSKEVFQTIFKYTTLIACPLFLFVSVFADKLILVWLGTGYGNAISVLRVLSLAYFLNILSGPGASILTGMGFYKIPFHGGVITAITTILLCPILIIKFGILGSAIGIMSAYGIGVFYLFIQLQKVFDTFSIPRILYNSLVFPVVTSMSIFLATSTLIKYFVINKYFELIPACISLLIAYCLITFKDRRYRAIWESISAIRL
- a CDS encoding DUF86 domain-containing protein: MENEIQFLSKYKKEVDWKVYQSVREKRLEIERWIECLINATLDISKMLTTLQGEEVPETSREILFKIASRVYKEENKAETFSQFAKIRNTLAHRYLDIRWQDIKMFLQIASKIYPPFLEYVKHEIES
- a CDS encoding nucleotidyltransferase domain-containing protein encodes the protein MRDILKNYFEGRVDVAFAFLFGSAIRGKIRKEGDVDVGVYFWPEKDIEWEAFGKVYPGEARIGLDLERILKKEVDLIVLNRARSILADEIVRKGHPIIIKDKGLFMDFLCIVSDEAEYVRDWLSTYYLETRLVSGR